In Tachypleus tridentatus isolate NWPU-2018 chromosome 7, ASM421037v1, whole genome shotgun sequence, a genomic segment contains:
- the LOC143256195 gene encoding stearoyl-CoA desaturase 5-like, with translation MGWLMRRKHPNVILKGKTVDCSDLLEDPVVRFQRRFYVPLAFLCGFIIPTMIPVLGWGERLWFAFVTNGVARYVVSLHLTWLINSVAHWRGNKPYNRFLTAVESAKITWWALGEGFHNFHHSFPNHYAASEYGWKHNFTTMFIDYMAKLGQAYDLKTVPDEVIEKTRLKTGDGSKTFGPPAEELEKKR, from the exons ATGGGATGGCTGATGAGAAGGAAACACCCGAATGTCATATTAAAGGGTAAAACTGTCGACTGCAGTGACCTCCTGGAAGACCCTGTGGTACGGTTTCAACGACG ATTCTACGTACCTCTCGCATTTCTCTGTGGCTTTATAATACCCACCATGATACCGGTGCTTGGTTGGGGCGAGAGGTTATGGTTCGCCTTTGTAACCAATGGCGTCGCTCGCTACGTCGTATCGCTACACCTGACATGGCTCATTAACAGCGTCGCCCACTGGCGAGGAAACAAACCATATAATCGCTTTCTGACTGCGGTAGAGAGCGCCAAGATAACCTGGTGGGCACTAGGAGAAGGATTCCACAACTTTCACCACAGCTTTCCCAACCATTACGCCGCTAGTGAGTATGGCTGGAAACATAACTTTACGACGATGTTCATCGATTATATGGCTAAACTAGGCCAAGCTTATGATCTGAAAACGGTACCAGATGAAGTTATTGAAAAGACGAGACTGAAAACAGGAGATGGAAGCAAGACCTTCGGACCACCTGCAGAAGAACTTGAGAAAAAACGCTAG